GTCGCTTCTGGGCCGACTCCTCTTCGCGAGCGGACTGGGGGCCCTCGCGATTCGCAATCTGACGAACCTCGACGGACGCATCGCCTACGCGGACGCGAAAGGCGTCCCGGCGGCAGACACACTCGTCCCCGTCGCGAGCGGGCTCCTCTTAGGTGGCAGTATCGGTATCGGCACCTGGAAACTCCCGAGGCTCTCTGCGGCCAGCGTCGCGACGTTCTTCCTCGGAGTGACGCCGCTCATGCACGACTTCTGGGCCGTCGACGACGACTCACGGGACCAGGAGCTCACGTCGTTCCTCCAGAACCTCACGCTCCTCGGTGCCGCCATCGCCTTCTTCACCCGGCCGCGCCAGGACTGAGCGCCCCCACCGCCGGCGCGGTCCGTCCACCGATGAGACTCGGAACCGACTGTGCGGGATGCGAGTGCCTATCCGTCTCCGTCTGTGAGAGCGGACCATGACGGAGTTGCCGCACGCGAACGCGGGCTACCGACGACTGTTCGACCGCGACGGGCTGTCGTTCGGCATCGGGTTCCCCCTCACGGGAGTCCGGGAGTCGACACCGGCCGTCGAGCGCGAGATGCGGCTCGCGCGTCACGCCGAGTCGGTCGGCTTCGACGGCCTCTGGGCGCGTGACGTGCCGACGTACTGGCCGCGGTTCGGAGACGCCGGCGGCGCGTTCGACACGTGGCCGCTGCTCTCGCACGTGGCCGCCGAGACCGACTCGATTGCGCTCGGGACGTCGAGCGTCGTCTTGCCACTGCGTCACCCGATCCACGTCGCCAAGTCTGCCGCGACCGTCGACAGGCTCTCCGGCGGCCGACTCGTCCTCGGCGTCGCCTCCGGCGACCGCGACCCCGAATACCCCGCCTTCGACGTCGACCCGGACGACCGAGGACAGCTGTTCAGAGACAGCGTCGATGCCCTCCGAACGCTCTGGCGTGAGGAGTTCCCGGTGCTCGACGGGCCGTGGGGACGGCTCGACGGCGAACTCGACGTCCTCCCATCGCCGACGACCGAGACGCTCCCCCTCCTGCCGACGGGAAACGCCCGCCAGTCGTCGGAGTGGAT
This is a stretch of genomic DNA from Salinigranum halophilum. It encodes these proteins:
- a CDS encoding DoxX family protein; this translates as MSDSDTTDNGAPSLLGRLLFASGLGALAIRNLTNLDGRIAYADAKGVPAADTLVPVASGLLLGGSIGIGTWKLPRLSAASVATFFLGVTPLMHDFWAVDDDSRDQELTSFLQNLTLLGAAIAFFTRPRQD
- a CDS encoding TIGR03571 family LLM class oxidoreductase, whose protein sequence is MTELPHANAGYRRLFDRDGLSFGIGFPLTGVRESTPAVEREMRLARHAESVGFDGLWARDVPTYWPRFGDAGGAFDTWPLLSHVAAETDSIALGTSSVVLPLRHPIHVAKSAATVDRLSGGRLVLGVASGDRDPEYPAFDVDPDDRGQLFRDSVDALRTLWREEFPVLDGPWGRLDGELDVLPSPTTETLPLLPTGNARQSSEWIAKHGDGWLFYHLPDDTLRAHLDRWRTLAGDKPFLIAVRVALADDPEADPEHLHLGYRAGVEWFRTYFRRLESFGVDHVIVGLQADDPQRAMTTFATEVVDEC